One Lysinibacillus sp. OF-1 DNA segment encodes these proteins:
- a CDS encoding MarR family winged helix-turn-helix transcriptional regulator has translation MIKEINDYFTTIFYHLHTTHEDVISHQSVRILQMIQKEEEVTVRDIAGLLNISHNTASEHVKKLERHGWVTKERGRDDQRKVILHLTAEGLQVLKKNSELDDAKLQQALHQLTEQEQQAILQAFRRLSEVAK, from the coding sequence ATGATTAAAGAGATAAATGACTATTTTACAACGATATTCTATCATCTACATACAACACATGAGGATGTTATTTCCCATCAAAGCGTACGTATTTTACAGATGATTCAAAAGGAAGAGGAAGTCACGGTGCGTGATATTGCAGGATTATTAAATATTTCTCATAATACAGCATCAGAGCATGTGAAAAAGCTAGAGCGTCATGGCTGGGTGACGAAAGAACGAGGGCGTGACGACCAGCGTAAAGTGATACTTCATTTAACAGCAGAAGGTCTACAGGTGCTGAAGAAAAACTCGGAGTTAGATGATGCTAAGCTACAGCAAGCCCTTCATCAGCTAACTGAACAAGAACAGCAAGCCATCCTCCAGGCATTTCGACGTCTAAGTGAGGTGGCAAAATAA
- a CDS encoding DUF3147 family protein: MYTFFKILSSAAIIGIVTEVARRFPTYGGIIAALPLVSILSIIWLTVQSEPSEHIQRFTVGVIVGLPATMCMLFVIYMAMKSSMHIVLAIGLGVLSWAVFLSIQKAIAGVFHISM; this comes from the coding sequence ATGTATACATTTTTTAAAATCCTGAGCTCAGCAGCCATCATTGGTATTGTGACAGAGGTGGCACGAAGGTTTCCTACCTATGGCGGAATTATTGCCGCATTACCATTGGTCAGTATTTTAAGTATTATTTGGCTAACGGTGCAAAGTGAGCCAAGTGAGCATATTCAGCGCTTTACAGTGGGTGTCATCGTTGGTTTACCAGCAACGATGTGTATGCTTTTTGTTATTTATATGGCGATGAAATCCTCGATGCATATTGTACTCGCGATTGGTCTCGGTGTGCTGTCATGGGCTGTGTTCCTAAGCATACAAAAGGCCATTGCAGGTGTTTTTCATATTTCAATGTAA
- a CDS encoding GNAT family N-acetyltransferase, translated as MTIMAIHQVPKQEVNQFFQEHWGSTEMVISSGIYNCSELDGFVFVNEQQAMIGLITYIIRERDCEIISLDSTVEGKGIGTALVKAVEQTAVEQNCAIISLITTNDNLHALKFYQKRGYCLIEILRNAVEKARVYKPSIPLLGDDGIPIRDEIRLQKQLDFQ; from the coding sequence ATGACAATTATGGCGATTCATCAAGTGCCAAAACAAGAGGTAAACCAATTTTTTCAGGAGCATTGGGGTTCGACCGAGATGGTCATTTCCAGTGGTATCTATAACTGTAGTGAATTAGATGGCTTTGTTTTTGTAAATGAGCAACAAGCAATGATTGGTTTGATCACCTACATTATACGAGAAAGGGACTGTGAAATCATTTCATTAGATAGTACAGTCGAGGGCAAAGGCATTGGGACAGCTCTTGTGAAAGCCGTCGAACAGACAGCGGTGGAACAAAACTGTGCAATCATTTCTTTAATTACCACAAATGATAATTTGCATGCCTTAAAGTTCTATCAAAAACGAGGGTATTGTTTAATAGAAATACTGCGTAATGCAGTTGAAAAAGCGAGGGTCTATAAGCCTTCTATCCCATTACTCGGCGATGACGGCATTCCGATACGAGATGAAATACGTTTACAAAAACAACTTGACTTCCAATAA